The Gasterosteus aculeatus chromosome 8, fGasAcu3.hap1.1, whole genome shotgun sequence genome has a window encoding:
- the rp2 gene encoding protein XRP2 isoform X1, with product MGCFFSKKSKRKPSESDERTTTVDTAATGNAASLGNSGGGEEPRQYSWDKREKVDPKDYMLTGLKDVTVGRLPGKLGGQQFVIQDCENCDIYVFDHSAAVTIDDCVNCRVVLGPAKGSVFFRDCRDVKCVVACQQFRTRDCKKMEVFLCCATQPIIESSTGMRFGCFQYFYPELAFHFKDAGLSVFNNNWSNVHDFTPVSGETNWSLLPEASAVLESVPPPGPESEFKSVRISADAERSIVPLTTGGRRKASEESCLFVFFAGEYSTANARKLIDEASAKGFVLIQTKEVSMRPEDVKRVFQNSAESLVECVTNGPVIALELSGDGVVEACRSIADEVFSGTKVFVSDNKNTSSRDVNSFFNFADMQMGL from the exons ATGGGGTGTTTCTTCTCCAAGAAGTCCAAGCGGAAGCCCTCCGAGAGTGACGAGCGGACGACGACCGTCGACACCGCGGCGACGGGCAACGCGGCGTCGCTTGGCAACAGCGGCGGCGGGGAGGAGCCGCGGCAGTACAGCTGGGACAAGAGGGAGAAG GTGGACCCTAAAGACTACATGCTGACGGGGCTCAAGGACGTGACGGTGGGCCGGCTGCCCGGCAAGCTCGGCGGCCAGCAGTTCGTCATCCAGGACTGCGAGAACTGCGACATCTACGTGTTCGACCACTCGGCCGCCGTCACCATCGACGACTGCGTCAACTGCCGCGTGGTGCTCGGCCCCGCCAAGGGCAGCGTGTTCTTCCGGGACTGCAGGGACGTCAAGTGCGTGGTGGCCTGCCAGCAGTTTCGCACGCGGGACTGCAAGAAGATGGAGGTGTTCCTGTGCTGCGCCACGCAGCCCATCATCGAGTCGTCCACGGGCATGAGGTTCGGCTGCTTCCAGTACTTCTACCCCGAGCTGGCCTTCCACTTCAAGGACGCCGGGCTGAGCGTCTTCAACAACAACTGGAGCAACGTCCACGACTTCACGCCGGTGTCCGGGGAGACCAACTGGAGCCTGCTGCCGGAGGCCTCGGCCGTCCTGGAGTCGGTGCCGCCTCCGGGCCCCGAGTCCGAGTTCAAGTCCGTTCGGATCTCCGCCGACGCCGAGCGCAGCATCGTGCCTTTGACGACGGGGGGGCGGCGGAAGGCCAGCGAGGAGTCCtgcctctttgtcttcttcGCCGGAGAGTACAGCACGGCGAACGCCCGCAAGCTGATCGACGAG GCCTCTGCCAAAGGCTTCGTGCTCATCCAGACCAAGGAGGTGTCCATGCGGCCTGAAGACGTGAAGAGGGTGTTTCAGAACAGCGCAGAGTCCCTGGTGGAGTGTGTCACTAACG GGCCGGTCATCGCCCTGGAGCTGAGCGGGGACGGCGTGGTGGAGGCCTGCAGGAGCATCGCCGACGAGGTGTTCAGCGGCACCAAG GTCTTCGTCTCCGATAACAAAAACACGTCCTCCAGAGACGTCAACAGCTTCTTCAACTTCGCCGACATGCAGATGGGCTTGTGA
- the rp2 gene encoding protein XRP2 isoform X2: MASSVDPKDYMLTGLKDVTVGRLPGKLGGQQFVIQDCENCDIYVFDHSAAVTIDDCVNCRVVLGPAKGSVFFRDCRDVKCVVACQQFRTRDCKKMEVFLCCATQPIIESSTGMRFGCFQYFYPELAFHFKDAGLSVFNNNWSNVHDFTPVSGETNWSLLPEASAVLESVPPPGPESEFKSVRISADAERSIVPLTTGGRRKASEESCLFVFFAGEYSTANARKLIDEASAKGFVLIQTKEVSMRPEDVKRVFQNSAESLVECVTNGPVIALELSGDGVVEACRSIADEVFSGTKVFVSDNKNTSSRDVNSFFNFADMQMGL, translated from the exons ATGGCATCTTCT GTGGACCCTAAAGACTACATGCTGACGGGGCTCAAGGACGTGACGGTGGGCCGGCTGCCCGGCAAGCTCGGCGGCCAGCAGTTCGTCATCCAGGACTGCGAGAACTGCGACATCTACGTGTTCGACCACTCGGCCGCCGTCACCATCGACGACTGCGTCAACTGCCGCGTGGTGCTCGGCCCCGCCAAGGGCAGCGTGTTCTTCCGGGACTGCAGGGACGTCAAGTGCGTGGTGGCCTGCCAGCAGTTTCGCACGCGGGACTGCAAGAAGATGGAGGTGTTCCTGTGCTGCGCCACGCAGCCCATCATCGAGTCGTCCACGGGCATGAGGTTCGGCTGCTTCCAGTACTTCTACCCCGAGCTGGCCTTCCACTTCAAGGACGCCGGGCTGAGCGTCTTCAACAACAACTGGAGCAACGTCCACGACTTCACGCCGGTGTCCGGGGAGACCAACTGGAGCCTGCTGCCGGAGGCCTCGGCCGTCCTGGAGTCGGTGCCGCCTCCGGGCCCCGAGTCCGAGTTCAAGTCCGTTCGGATCTCCGCCGACGCCGAGCGCAGCATCGTGCCTTTGACGACGGGGGGGCGGCGGAAGGCCAGCGAGGAGTCCtgcctctttgtcttcttcGCCGGAGAGTACAGCACGGCGAACGCCCGCAAGCTGATCGACGAG GCCTCTGCCAAAGGCTTCGTGCTCATCCAGACCAAGGAGGTGTCCATGCGGCCTGAAGACGTGAAGAGGGTGTTTCAGAACAGCGCAGAGTCCCTGGTGGAGTGTGTCACTAACG GGCCGGTCATCGCCCTGGAGCTGAGCGGGGACGGCGTGGTGGAGGCCTGCAGGAGCATCGCCGACGAGGTGTTCAGCGGCACCAAG GTCTTCGTCTCCGATAACAAAAACACGTCCTCCAGAGACGTCAACAGCTTCTTCAACTTCGCCGACATGCAGATGGGCTTGTGA
- the jade3 gene encoding protein Jade-3 yields the protein MLDAVSGRICGWNKADGSERTGGCYRMKRLRSSSSSDTSDNESPSTSFCSSHKYGGGKPEAPASNQKKPAEVFRKDLISAMKLPDSHHVSPEDYYLLADAWKQDWEKGVQVLASPDTIPEPSVRVMEEKPKEVLYTHQKKHIQCSSLESTEPGYVAIKELAEAMCRYDLDDMDLHWLQALNRELDRMGEEPVHELTMERAMEALESQCHDNMNHAIETVEGLGIEYDEDVICDVCRSPDSEEGNDMVFCDKCNICVHQACYGIVKVPVGNWLCRTCVLGIDPQCLLCPQKGGAMKATRAGTKWAHVSCALWIPEVSIACPERMEPITKVSHIPPSRWSLICSLCKWKTGACIQCSVKNCTTPFHVTCAFEHSLEMKTILDEGDEVKFKSYCLKHSQPKAGEAGPGPARSKPAGDAQKAGPRAQRLRELEEEFYTLVQQEDLSRALGLPARLLDFICQYWKLKRRANFNRALLPPKEDEENLVLQPQEDSIHTRMRMFMHLRQDLERVRNLCYMVSRREKLKVLQSKAHEQMFNLHVKLLNQELSAGLPSSSPAESLLFRPPPRITLKLKMPKPSGPGNGNAGSKSGNGPLCPDHSGNVGEGEGLGQGKPQLHGRGRREERPNGRLTSSSSSSGRGPAPLPGGKPLALHAALHGGHSSNGRPDPDRKSNGLSEKPAALKDSSCQTPGDPDASAPALEKSGLRKSAMEHFGRSFKEATINLVRTTEDLRASDKLSRKGGAKERLWAKPEHRAKGGRSYQDSDGYCPDLELSDSEPEAKGRRRQVGPPDAGGKGVGRGKQSLASRHAVQR from the exons ATGTTGGACGCGGTATCCGGACGGATATGCGGCTGGAATAAGGCGGACGGCAGCGAGCGGACTGGAG gatGTTACAGGATGAAACGTCTCAGGTCGTCCAGCAGTAGCGACACTTCTGACAATGAGA gtccctccacctccttctgctcctcccacAAGTATGGAGGCGGCAAACCCGAAGCTCCGGCCTCCAACCAGAAGAAACCGGCTGAA gtgttcAGAAAAGACTTGATCAGCGCCATGAAGCTGCCCGACTCCCACCACGTGTCCCCGGAGGACTACTACCTGCTGGCGGACGCCTGGAAGCAGGACTGGGAGAAGGGGGTGCAGGTGCTGGCGAGTCCAGACACCATCCCCGAGCCCTCCGTCAG AGTCATGGAGGAGAAGCCCAAAGAGGTTCTCTACACGCACCAGAAGAAGCACATCCAGTGCTCGAGCCTGGAGTCCACGGAGCCGGGCTACGTCGCCATCAAGGAGCTGGCGGAGGCCATGTGCCGCTACGACCTGGACGACATGGACCTCCACTGGCTGCAGGCGCTCAACCGAGAGCTGGACCGCATGG GCGAGGAGCCCGTGCACGAGCTGACGATGGAGCGCGCCATGGAGGCCCTGGAGAGCCAGTGCCACGACAACATGAACCACGCCATCGAGACGGTGGAGGGCCTCGGCATCGAGTACGACGAGGACGTCATCTGCGACGTGTGCCGCTCCCCCGACAGCGAGGAGGGCAACGACATGGTGTTCTGTGACAAGTGCAACATCTGCGTGCACCAG GCCTGCTATGGAATCGTCAAAGTGCCGGTTGGGAACTGGCTGTGCAGGACGTGTGTCCTCGGCATCGACCCTCAGTGTCTCTTGTGCCCTCAGAAGGGGGGGGCCATGAAGGCCACACGAGCCGGCACCAAGTGGGCTCACGTGAGCTGTGCTCTGTGGAtcccagag GTGAGCATCGCTTGTCCCGAGAGGATGGAGCCCATCACCAAAGTGTCCCACATCCCCCCCAGCCGCTGGTCGCTCATCTGCAGTCTGTGTAAATGGAAGACGGGCGCTTGTATCCAG TGCTCGGTGAAGAActgcaccactcccttccacgtGACCTGCGCCTTCGAGCACAGCCTGGAGATGAAGACCATCCTGGACGAAGGCGACGAGGTGAAGTTCAAGTCGTACTGCCTGAAGCACAGCCAGCCCAAGGCCGGGGAGGCCGGCCCGGGCCCGGCTCGCTCCAAGCCCGCCGGCGACGCCCAGAAGGCGGGTCCGCGGGCCCAGAGGCtgcgggagctggaggaggagttctacacgctggtgcagcaggaggatcTGTCCCGGGCCCTCGGGCTGCCGGCGCGCCTGCTGGACTTCATCTGTCAGTACTGGAAGCTGAAGAGGAGGGCTAACTTCAACCGGGCCCTGCTGCCCCccaaggaggacgaggagaaccTGGTGCTGCAGCCGCAGGAGGACAGCATCCACACGCGCATGAGGATGTTCATGCACCTGAGACAGGACTTGGAGAGG gtgaGGAACTTGTGTTACATGGTGAGCCGGCGGGAGAAGCTGAAGGTGCTGCAGAGCAAAGCTCATGAGCAGATGTTCAACCTGCACGTGAAGCTCCTGAACCAGGAGCTCTCAGCCG GTCTTCCCTCTTCGTCTCCGGCGGAGAGCCTGCTgttccgtcctcctcctcggatcACGCTGAAGCTCAAAATGCCCAAACCCTCCGGCCCGGGAAACGGAAACGCCGGCTCCAAGTCCGGCAACGGGCCGCTGTGCCCGGACCACAGCGGCAACGTGGGCGAGGGCGAGGGCCTGGGACAGGGGAAGCCCCAGCTGCACGGCCGGGGCCGCCGCGAGGAGCGCCCCAACGGCCGcctcacgtcctcctcctcctcctccggccgcGGCCCGGCCCCGCTGCCCGGCGGCAAGCCGCTGGCCCTGCACGCCGCGCTCCACGGAGGCCACTCCTCCAACGGCAGGCCGGACCCGGACCGCAAGTCCAACGGCCTCTCGGAGAAGCCGGCGGCGCTGAAGGACAGCTCCTGCCAGACGCCCGGCGACCCGGACGCCTCGGCGCCGGCCCTGGAGAAGAGCGGCCTGCGCAAGTCGGCCATGGAGCACTTCGGCCGGTCCTTCAAGGAGGCCACCATCAACTTGGTGCGGACCACCGAGGACCTGCGGGCCTCCGACAAACTGTCCCGGAAGGGCGGCGCCAAGGAGCGGCTGTGGGCCAAGCCCGAGCACCGGGCCAAGGGCGGCAGGTCGTACCAGGACAGCGACGGCTACTGTCCCGACCTGGAGCTCAGCGACTCTGAGCCGGAGGCCAAAGGGAGGCGGCGGCAGGTCGGCCCGCCGGACGCCGGGGGGAAGGGGGTCGGCCGCGGGAAGCAGTCGCTGGCCTCCAGGCACGCCGTGCAGAGGTGA
- the plcxd1.1 gene encoding PI-PLC X domain-containing protein 1 yields MSSGSLDELPMESWMSHLPHALWDTPLYHLAIPGSHNAITYCLDMNDRSPVDLTQPDLLQKLDKYMKPLIRPFVYKWAVTQERTIRQQLDSGVRYCDLRIARRPNDSSGDLCFYHGVYTALTVETVLMEIREWLDAHPKEVLILSFSHFLGLSQELHALLLATIRNAFTSKLCPKTEELTLRNLWASGYNVIVSYEHNICSCHGDLWPHIPYWWANKCKAEALIEDFEHRKQHGRPGGFFVTGINLTEDLKYICTHPTESLKDLVTSTYPALLSWVRDQTPGPRVGSLNIIAGDFVTESPFARTVVTLNQKLLNPSS; encoded by the exons ATGTCCTCGGGGAGTCTGGACGAGCTGCCCATGGAGAGCTGGATGTCTCACCTGCCGCACGCCCTGTGGGACACGCCCCTGTACCACCTGGCCATCCCAG GCAGCCACAACGCAATAACCTACTGTCTGGATATGAATGACCGATCCCCAGTGGACCTCACGCAGCCAGACCTGCTGCAGAAGCTGGACAAATACATGAAGCCTCTCATTCGCCCCTTTGTGTACAAGTGGGCGGTGACCCAG GAGCGCACCATAAGGCAGCAGCTGGACTCGGGCGTCCGATACTGCGACCTGAGAATCGCGCGCAGGCCCAACGACAGCTCCGGCGACCTGTGCTTCTACCACGGCGTTTACACCGCGCTCACTGTGGAG ACGGTTCTAATGGAGATCAGAGAGTGGCTGGACGCTCACCCTAAAGAGGTGCTCATCCTCTCCTTCAGCCACTTCCTGGGCCTGAGCCAGGAGCTCCACGCGCTGCTGCTCGCCACCATCCGCAACGCGTTCACCTCCAAGCTCTGCCCCAAGACG GAGGAGTTAACTCTCCGGAACCTGTGGGCTTCGGGCTACAACGTGATTGTGTCCTACGAACACAACATCTGCAGTTGCCACGGCGACCTGTGGCCCCACATCCCGTACTGGTGGGCCAACAAGTGCAAAGCGGAGGCGCTCATCGAGGACTTCGagcacaggaagcagcacggcCGACCGG gagGTTTCTTCGTGACAGGCATCAACCTGACGGAGGACCTGAAGTACATCTGCACGCACCCCACCGAGTCCCTGAAGGACCTGGTGACGTCCACGTACCCGGCGCTGCTCAGCTGGGTCCGGGACCAGACGCCCGGCCCCCGGGTCGGCTCGCTCAACATCATCGCCGGGGACTTTGTCACCGAGAGCCCGTTCGCGCGGACCGTCGTGACGCTCAACCAGAAGCTACTGAATCCGTCCTCGTGA
- the plcxd1.2 gene encoding PI-PLC X domain-containing protein 1, with amino-acid sequence MDPRCEDWMSGLPEQLWDVPLTDLALPGSHDAMSYCLDAGSPLVPSESDAFRLLDRLFSCVTRPVIFKWATTQDKSIEEQLSMGIRFFDLRVAHKPNDPSDDLYFTHVIYTHVAVLETLSSVSVWLKSHPKEVVILACSHFEGIDDKLHESFILSLKKLFGSKLCPKKEAVLTLRSLWTSGFQVLLSYDSQAAARHADLWPPIPYWWANQRTAQGVTSYLDWNKDLGRPEGFFVSGLNLTADRFYVAENPKQSLRKLTVDNWEGLRTWLEEQEPGSGPRSLNIIAGDFVGPLPLCALVIALNKKLLRRNAAAAR; translated from the exons ATGGACCCCCGCTGTGAGGACTGGATGTCCGGTCTACCGGAGCAGCTGTGGGACGTCCCCCTCACCGACCTGGCCCTCCCCG GAAGCCACGACGCCATGAGCTACTGCCTGGACGCCGGCTCCCCGCTGGTCCCGTCCGAGTCGGACGCCTTCCGGCTGCTGGACCGCCTCTTCTCCTGCGTCACCAGGCCCGTCATCTTCAAGTGGGCCACCACACAG gACAAGAGCATCGAGGAGCAGCTCTCGATGGGGATTCGATTCTTCGATCTTCGCGTGGCACACAAACCCAACGACCCGTCCGACGACCTGTACTTCACGCACGTCATCTACACGCATGTAGCCGTGTTG GAAACGCTGTCGTCCGTCTCCGTCTGGCTGAAGTCTCACCCGAAGGAGGTCGTCATTCTGGCTTGCAGCCATTTCGAGGGAATCGACGACAAACTCCACGAGTCGTTTAttttgtccctgaagaagctgTTTGGGTCAAAACTCTGCCCCAAGAAG GAGGCCGTCCTCACCCTGCGGAGCCTGTGGACGTCCGGCTTCCAGGTCCTCCTGTCCTACGACTCCCAGGCGGCAGCCCGGCACGCCGACCTGTGGCCCCCCATCCCGTACTGGTGGGCCAACCAGCGCACGGCGCAGGGGGTCACCAGCTACCTGGACTGGAACAAAGACCTGGGACGTCCAG AGGGCTTCTTCGTCTCCGGCCTGAACCTGACGGCCGACAGGTTCTACGTCGCCGAGAACCCAAAGCAGTCCCTGCGGAAGCTGACCGTCGATAACTGGGAGGGTCTGAGGACgtggctggaggagcaggaacCGGGGTCCGGCCCCCGGAGCCTCAACATCATCGCGGGGGACTTCGTGGGTCCGCTTCCCCTGTGCGCTCTGGTCATCGCGCTGAACAAGAAGCTACTGCGCAggaacgccgccgccgcgcgcTGA